The proteins below are encoded in one region of Planctopirus limnophila DSM 3776:
- a CDS encoding DUF1552 domain-containing protein codes for MQTSSTRMLSRRHLLRGAGAMLALPLLDAMLPRTWGAPSQFKPWNRSHGPQPRMICCYIPNGVNILEWVPETTGKEYQLSKTLQVLEPHRADFTVLSGLGHPASQGGHSGADTWLTGANLQAVPGADYTNSVSMDQIVADLHGKHTRYGSLQLSDQSGTGSAGHSHTLSFDVNGTPLPAENSPQRLFERLFVPESAADKTATLRRLAEKKSILDSVREDAKRLEKTLGKRDRQKLDEYFTSIRTTEEQLSRMEAWIDRPKPEVPPTNLQLASQPGNAHDRPMWIDVMLELAYLAFLTDTTRVITFEWSREAGGFGGGGENHHEYSHHGGDAGMLAKLGQIDRFHLSKLDRFMNLLKSTTEADSHMLDQTIIVYGSGMNSGKGGEHSPKNLPLLVAGGKKLGLKHGQHLAFDSDKHPPLSNVLLSLAQKMGVESDRFSDATGTLTGLV; via the coding sequence ATGCAGACATCCTCAACACGAATGTTATCCCGTCGGCATCTTTTGCGGGGAGCGGGAGCTATGCTGGCGCTGCCACTTCTGGACGCCATGCTCCCTCGAACGTGGGGAGCGCCTTCGCAGTTCAAACCGTGGAATCGCTCGCATGGACCACAGCCGCGGATGATCTGCTGCTATATTCCGAATGGTGTGAATATCCTCGAATGGGTGCCCGAAACAACGGGGAAAGAGTACCAGTTATCAAAGACTCTGCAGGTGCTGGAGCCTCATCGGGCTGATTTCACTGTCCTGTCGGGACTGGGGCATCCGGCTTCGCAAGGTGGGCATAGTGGAGCCGATACGTGGCTGACGGGGGCCAATCTGCAAGCGGTGCCGGGTGCCGATTATACGAATAGCGTGTCGATGGATCAGATCGTGGCAGATCTTCATGGGAAGCACACGCGCTACGGGTCTTTGCAGCTCAGTGATCAATCGGGAACGGGGAGTGCAGGGCATAGCCATACACTTTCTTTTGATGTTAATGGGACGCCACTTCCTGCCGAGAACTCGCCGCAACGATTATTCGAGCGACTGTTTGTTCCCGAAAGTGCGGCTGATAAAACGGCGACGCTTCGTCGTCTGGCCGAGAAGAAATCGATTCTTGACAGCGTGCGTGAGGATGCGAAGCGGCTGGAAAAAACACTCGGCAAGCGTGATCGACAAAAACTCGATGAGTATTTCACGAGTATCCGCACGACGGAAGAGCAGCTCAGCCGGATGGAAGCGTGGATTGATCGGCCCAAGCCGGAAGTTCCACCCACGAATCTGCAACTGGCGAGTCAACCGGGCAATGCCCATGATCGCCCGATGTGGATTGATGTGATGCTGGAACTGGCTTATCTGGCCTTTCTGACAGATACGACGCGCGTCATCACGTTCGAATGGTCGCGCGAAGCGGGTGGATTTGGCGGTGGCGGTGAGAATCATCACGAGTATTCCCATCATGGTGGGGATGCCGGGATGCTGGCCAAGCTGGGGCAAATTGACCGCTTTCATTTGTCGAAGCTCGACCGCTTTATGAATCTGCTCAAATCGACGACTGAGGCGGACAGCCACATGCTGGACCAGACGATCATTGTTTACGGCAGTGGGATGAATTCCGGCAAAGGGGGCGAGCACTCACCGAAGAACCTGCCTCTGCTGGTGGCTGGTGGCAAGAAGCTGGGCCTGAAGCATGGACAGCATCTGGCGTTTGATTCCGATAAGCATCCTCCGTTGTCGAACGTGCTGCTTTCGCTGGCTCAGAAGATGGGTGTGGAATCGGACCGCTTTTCGGACGCCACGGGTACGCTGACGGGACTCGTTTGA
- a CDS encoding DUF1559 domain-containing protein: MVIRKSEPAAHPARNGFTLIELLVVIAIIAILIALLLPAVQQAREAARRTACRNNLKNLALAMHNYHDNSNTFVFAWDTLEGSWTNQILPQIEQTALFNTIIRAEGDPGNWNNSNCVANMATSGANIPIFRCPSMAVASNIDSESIPGRGVLSYGVCSGSNVYADQDSELTTVGAPTGAVSHENASAPDGMFFGVSSVRIRDVIDGTSNTIMIGEFYTNPSAGRNGVAFDHWIISIPQSGGWAPGNTSGSEFSECTGSAAVKINAALDLTVRGEAAQIGFGSWHTGGAFFAMADGSVKFISENIDITTYRALGSRGGRETVGEY; the protein is encoded by the coding sequence ATGGTCATTCGTAAGTCGGAACCTGCCGCCCATCCTGCCAGAAATGGCTTTACACTCATCGAGTTGCTCGTCGTCATTGCGATTATCGCGATCCTCATTGCCCTCTTGCTACCCGCTGTGCAACAGGCACGAGAAGCCGCTCGCAGGACAGCTTGCCGCAATAATCTGAAAAACCTCGCTCTGGCGATGCATAACTATCACGACAACTCGAATACGTTTGTTTTTGCCTGGGATACTCTGGAAGGCAGTTGGACCAATCAGATCCTCCCTCAGATTGAACAGACAGCTCTATTCAACACGATCATTCGAGCCGAAGGTGATCCCGGTAACTGGAATAACAGTAATTGTGTCGCAAACATGGCCACTTCTGGTGCCAATATCCCCATCTTCCGCTGCCCCAGTATGGCTGTCGCCAGCAATATCGATAGCGAATCGATCCCAGGTCGCGGGGTTTTAAGCTACGGAGTCTGCTCGGGCAGCAACGTCTACGCCGATCAGGATTCAGAATTAACCACTGTCGGTGCACCCACCGGTGCGGTCTCTCACGAAAATGCTTCCGCCCCGGACGGGATGTTCTTTGGAGTCAGTTCTGTGCGCATCCGCGATGTCATCGATGGAACATCGAACACCATTATGATCGGTGAGTTCTACACCAATCCCTCAGCCGGCCGGAATGGTGTTGCTTTTGATCACTGGATCATCTCCATCCCCCAATCAGGTGGTTGGGCTCCCGGCAACACGAGTGGATCAGAGTTTTCCGAATGTACAGGCTCGGCTGCCGTCAAAATCAACGCAGCTCTCGACCTGACTGTCCGTGGTGAAGCTGCTCAGATCGGTTTTGGCAGCTGGCACACAGGTGGTGCGTTCTTTGCCATGGCCGATGGTTCAGTAAAGTTCATCTCCGAAAACATCGACATCACCACCTACCGCGCTCTCGGTTCACGAGGTGGTCGCGAAACAGTCGGCGAATACTAA
- a CDS encoding carboxypeptidase regulatory-like domain-containing protein, translated as MFEWAPVTGRVTLDGTPLPNAMVTFSEAGYSSSWGITDSDGRYELIFDQKQKGAAIGKKSVVIRTVFSPPEISGYTPSPVVEGAPEPVEKLLPIYHNKTTLTADVVAGTNEINFELYSTPQGQY; from the coding sequence ATGTTTGAGTGGGCACCAGTCACAGGCCGGGTCACTCTCGATGGCACACCGCTCCCGAACGCCATGGTCACATTCTCCGAAGCGGGCTATAGCAGCTCCTGGGGCATTACCGATAGCGACGGTCGATATGAACTGATTTTCGACCAGAAGCAGAAGGGGGCGGCCATCGGTAAGAAATCTGTCGTGATTCGCACCGTCTTCAGTCCACCCGAAATCTCCGGGTACACACCTTCTCCTGTCGTTGAAGGTGCACCAGAACCAGTCGAGAAGCTACTCCCCATCTACCACAACAAAACCACATTAACCGCGGATGTCGTGGCAGGTACTAACGAAATCAACTTCGAACTCTATTCAACTCCGCAGGGGCAGTATTAA
- a CDS encoding DUF1559 domain-containing protein — protein MTSNPQKNRSAGFTLIELLVVIAIIAILIALLLPAVQQAREAARRTACRNNMKNLALAMHNYHDQHGTFVFAFDSLEGSWSSQILPQIDQAPLFSTIIRAEGNPGNWNTSSPANNAAGGASIPVMFCPSTAMSPQLTNESIPNRGVASYGVCGGGNVFTDNASELASLPVPAGAKALSDNDLDGIFWGCSSVRIRDVIDGTSNTVMLGEFYTNMNGRDGQAFDHWIICVPQSGNWAPSSTTGGTEFSECIGGTGSKINGWLDLTVPGQFAEAGFGSYHTGGAFFAMADGSVKFISENIDLTTYRALGSRAGRETVGEY, from the coding sequence TTGACCAGCAATCCACAAAAAAACCGTTCAGCAGGCTTCACACTCATCGAGCTGCTGGTGGTGATCGCCATTATTGCGATTCTCATTGCCCTCCTTTTGCCCGCTGTTCAGCAGGCACGAGAAGCAGCCCGTCGGACGGCTTGCCGGAACAACATGAAAAACCTGGCCCTGGCCATGCACAACTACCATGACCAGCATGGAACCTTCGTCTTTGCCTTCGACTCGCTCGAAGGGAGCTGGTCGAGCCAGATTCTGCCACAAATCGACCAGGCTCCGCTGTTCAGCACAATCATCCGCGCCGAAGGAAACCCGGGGAACTGGAACACCAGCAGCCCTGCCAATAACGCGGCCGGCGGAGCCTCAATTCCCGTCATGTTCTGTCCCAGCACCGCCATGTCACCCCAGTTGACCAATGAGAGTATCCCCAATCGCGGCGTCGCCAGCTACGGAGTCTGCGGCGGCGGTAATGTCTTCACAGACAACGCCAGCGAACTGGCCTCACTCCCCGTCCCGGCCGGTGCCAAGGCCCTCTCAGATAATGATCTCGACGGGATCTTCTGGGGTTGCAGTTCCGTCCGTATTCGCGACGTCATCGACGGCACCTCCAACACCGTCATGCTGGGGGAGTTTTACACCAACATGAACGGTCGAGATGGCCAGGCGTTCGATCACTGGATCATCTGTGTCCCTCAATCCGGCAACTGGGCACCATCGAGCACCACAGGCGGCACGGAATTCAGCGAATGTATCGGTGGAACTGGCTCCAAGATCAACGGCTGGCTCGATCTGACAGTCCCCGGTCAATTTGCCGAAGCCGGCTTTGGCAGCTACCACACGGGCGGAGCCTTCTTCGCGATGGCCGATGGCTCTGTCAAATTCATCTCCGAAAACATCGACCTCACAACATACCGAGCCCTCGGCTCCCGAGCGGGCCGCGAAACTGTTGGCGAATACTAG
- a CDS encoding methylated-DNA--[protein]-cysteine S-methyltransferase, with protein sequence MVVKTPARKLRTKESQLSLAIFPSGSQDAARSAGIISGEMIPYTITPTELGLLMVAGSSRGLLYVAMSGDAESLAEDFSRRFEKKGLQLGVRLTDSSASKLFHWTQQILEYLAGKLRDWSLPIDMQGTPFQQEVWEALRQIPYGETRTYAQLARNIGKPAAVRAVANACGANPLAIVIPCHRVIGSDGQLTGFRWGIERKAALLQLERVLAD encoded by the coding sequence ATGGTCGTAAAAACTCCGGCTCGCAAATTGCGAACAAAGGAAAGCCAACTGTCTTTGGCAATCTTCCCGTCAGGGAGTCAAGATGCGGCCCGCAGTGCGGGCATAATCTCCGGGGAGATGATTCCTTATACGATCACTCCGACCGAGCTCGGATTATTGATGGTCGCCGGTAGTTCTCGTGGACTTTTGTATGTCGCGATGAGCGGTGATGCGGAGAGTCTGGCTGAGGACTTTTCCCGCAGATTCGAAAAGAAAGGCCTGCAACTGGGTGTTCGCCTAACTGACTCCTCAGCCAGCAAACTCTTCCACTGGACTCAGCAGATTCTCGAATACCTCGCTGGAAAGTTGCGAGATTGGAGCCTCCCGATCGATATGCAGGGAACGCCATTTCAGCAGGAGGTGTGGGAGGCTTTAAGGCAGATTCCTTATGGGGAAACTCGCACCTATGCTCAACTGGCGAGGAACATTGGCAAGCCGGCGGCTGTCCGTGCTGTCGCCAATGCCTGCGGGGCCAATCCTCTGGCCATCGTCATCCCCTGCCATCGAGTGATTGGCAGTGATGGTCAACTGACTGGCTTCCGCTGGGGAATCGAGCGTAAGGCAGCACTGCTCCAACTCGAACGGGTGCTGGCTGATTGA